Genomic segment of Apium graveolens cultivar Ventura chromosome 7, ASM990537v1, whole genome shotgun sequence:
aaatGTAATTTTTTCTAGAATTAAACAATAAAACATGCGTCATTTACTCATATAATCATGACCGGATGATTCACTAAAATTCGGCCCATTAACTGGATCTAAACTCATTTTCAAGCCCAATCTCATAGATCAAGGTCCATGTCTACATCTTCCAGTTGGGCTGGCTCGTTTAATCTGAACACTTACACTGGCAACTGGCAAGAGATAACACACATGCATCATGTACATAAACTGATATGAACAATTAGCAATTTGACCGTAGTTGAAAGAAATTCCACCTGTATTACAAGGTATGTCAAGGTATGACAATCAATCGGTGAATTAGAGCACCCGTAGTACGGGGTCAAGTCATGCATGAGGATACGCAAATTGTCCAAATGACTGGACAAGTGAAAAAATAAGCATTAGAGTGGATACTTCCTTGAAAGTGTCCTCAGTCTGTCCTGGATTGGGGTCACTTGTCcacaaattatttttttaataatattttattgtcaaaactgtacATGCATGTGATTAGGTGAGACTGTGAGCAGATATTAACACTACCATCGGTTACAATATTTACGTTAAAATCGTAACGGTTATATAAACGgtaacatttttattttataaataccaATTTCTATACCCTTATTATTCACACTCATTGCTTCAAAAAAATCTTAGCAAAAAATGAACTCAAATAATCCCCCGTCTTAGCCAAAGAAAAGATGTTGAACGAGTGTTTGGTGTGTTACCGTCCCGTTTCGCAATTGTACGTGGTCCGACACGCTTTTGGGATAGAGCAGATCTTGGACTAATCATGAGAGCATGCATCATAATACATAATATGATTGTTGAAGACGAGAGATACACATATGCCACTCAATTTGGTCCACTACCAACCTATGATGCTACAACAAATGACTTACTGGAACCAAATTTAGGGGAAGAACATTTTGTCCGGTATGAAACGTATGTCCAAAACAGTATGCAGGTGCAGGTGCGTGGTAGACATACACATCGTCAATTAAAAAATGACCTCGTTGAGCATATCTCGCAGTGTCATAATAATCGTTAATTTTTTAAAACTGTCACGTTTAAATTTAATGTATTCttatttcatatttttaataacaTGATAAATTTTAATTACGTTTTTTTTATCTTATTTAATAACATATGTTCAAATGAAGGTGGCAACGAATAAATGAAAGTGCTCAAAATTTTGGATCGTGGCATGATGAGGCATTATTTGCACTGTAGATTGAATTCAATCTACTGCCTCGGTAATATTAAACTACATTATTTACACAGTAGATTGAATTCAATCTACTGTCTCGGCTTCATTTGTTGTGCTGCTTTGGCATATCTCACATTTATACGAGAATCGTTAATTTTTTTATtgtaatatttaaaaattaatgttgtcTTGTATGTTGTTTTTTCTTGGGTTTTAATAATATTATGCATTTTAATTATTGaaatgtttttaattttttatagtattttaaaaaaattaatcactTTCATTTAGTTGTTACAATTTTAACATTACTAATGTAAATTTAAAATcaaattataaaatcattttacTAACTATATGTTATAATATCAATATAAGGGGTCCTACAAAGTGTGGAAAATGGTCTTTGCATTGGAGGAGTTAGGGTCAATTTTTTTTTAAGTCACTCCGGACTGATGTGTCCAAATTTTGTCAGCAGAAAGACAGGGAAATAACCCCTGTATTGCGTATGCTCTTAATCGTATAAAGTATATACCGTCTAGGTTCAGAGAGGATATACTATATGTTATCTTACCTCATTCTAAATAATGAACAGACTGTTTTATCAAAACACCTTCGGCTTGTGTGTATAAATATGTATTTTATAGGTAcaaaataatatacaataataCATAAAAGTACGTAAAAGTAAGCGGAACAATGATTTTTATAACATAACATATCATTTTATTAGAATGTGACACGTCATAAATATCGAAAACCGTATTTTATACTACGGCTTTCCAAAGTTCCAACAACCATTTGTTACGGACAGACCCAACGATCAAAATGTACTACTCATATCATAGTCTGCAATCTGCATGATAGAATAGTACTGTATTAATTTCTTTTAGTACATACTTCAACAACCAAATATTGAATGTGATTGCCAGCAATGACAAATGCGCATGACTATACATGTTTGGTCATCTGTTTCACACGGTCCCCACACTAACTATTTAACTCCGTTTTTAAGTCCTCAAACCCTAAAAAAACTCTCTCAATCCTCTATTTTTAATAGCCGCCGTTCGGGGCTTCCGTCGGTTTTCACCGGTGGAAAGCCCCGAATCATCTATTTTCCTTACTTTGTTCGTGTTTTCAATAATACTCCTCCCTGGGTAAGGATTTATATCGTTAAGATTGTATTTTTGTTTGATAAAGTCTTTGTTGGGTGAGATTTGTTCCCAATTTATTAGAGTTTTGTTTATTCCCTCTTTATGAGAGTTTGGTGTGTTTTTTGGTGTGTTTTGGTGTGATTCGATGTTCAGGACGTTAGATCTGCCGGATTTTCAGAGGTTTGATTCAGTGATAAAGATTTATATGAGATTGCAATTACGATCGATAGCTCAAACTGGTTTTAGTGAATGTGATACATGTGTATATATCAATTTGTAtatatcaatttcaacaaatcGCTTGATTGTATCTTCATAAAAACTAAATTTATCAGCGATATGATCTATTTTATGTTTTTTCGACTCAATTGTTCTTGTAGATGCTGCATGACTTTTCATTATTGAAttaattcttattttttttttaaaaaactattTAACTCCAATTTATGATTGTATGGCTACAAAAACAAACTAAACATAACTCAAATTATGAAAGATTCACAAGCATTATAGGGGTACTTAACATTTTTTAGTGGGGGTCTTTATAAAATAAACATATTTAtactttaaaattttaataaaaaattgcTAATTTTTGATTTTGTGAGGGCACCTGCATGAATCGGTCCTTGTTTTGTAGTCAGGTCAAATTAAATCATACGTATCTCAGTTTGCTTCCATTATCATTTCTTAATTATATAATTAGAgactaattaaattaatcactTCCGACCTTTGACATAATCAAATACTATTATAGTATGATGAAGAAGATCCTAGTTAAGATAATATGCAAAAATATAGTATGTGTTTACAGCTGTATAACGTGCATTGAGATGGAAACTATGTTATACCATTGTTCTAAAAAGCGGAAATCGGGATTTTTCAGTTGAGGGACCTTTCAGGGATTAATCGGATAATCGGTGATTAATCGAATTGATTAATCGGAAgcaatttatttaataaataataataaataattttatttaaatgatCTTTCATaagatttataaaaataaaattacatatcaCTAAGTCAAAATTTTCATAGTTAGAAAATTACTACTTACTAATTCAAATcttaagatttaaaataaatcgAGTGAGGGTAGGACAAAACAATACAAATATGATAGATGTAATCATTGTTGAATAAATTTAGAATATCTTAAGATTATGAATCGACTAAGCAAACGAGTTGAGTGttgagatttaagagtaattCAAATAGAGAATTTGTGTAGAGGATTTATGAATATAAGAATATACGGTTGTTTACTGTATGTAAAAGAGTCAATATATTAagatattattattaatattaattattaaatgttaaatattaattattattttcaaaaaactattatttttcttaaaaaaatatttttattgttatttttaAACTTTGACCGATTTGACCGATTTTTTCCAAAATTCCCGACTTTTgaccgatttttaaaaaaaaccgTACTTTGGCCCGATTAACGATTAATCGAGACGGCAACCGTCCGAACTCCGATTAAATTTTGACATAATGAGTATTTGATCAAGTCGTGAGAAATGATGATTGTGAGTTTACTATTAATTAATCTTACTCAAGTTTCATAAACATAAATAGAACTGTTACAGAACTTGAACTATTGTAATACTAATATaaaaaatggtttttgataagtTCTAGAAGATAAAAAATTCCAAGACAACGCCACATTGTATAGATTATAATTTATATGAAATTTGACTTTTCGAGATACGTCTCatgtgattttaaaattttaaggtCACCTTCCTGCTATTTCCCAAATTTTATGACCACATTGTATATATTTAAATTTATCACACTGCATTTAAGTGTTTTATGGTTGTTGTAACTGCATTAAATTTTTTATAGGATTATTTATAATTTTAGCAATTAATGTAGTACTATATATAGCATGCCCACACTTGTAGTAATTGACCAAATTGAGTAGTTGTGGTGGTCACATTACACACTTGAAAAAAGTTAATATTACTGAAAAAATTTGAAACCGCACTCAAGATATTAATATAAGATCCTGGTAAGAGCATTCTCGACTACAAGTAATGGATCAAGTGATGGAGTCTACCAATGGAGACGCGGTGATGGTCGGAGAGATTCTGGTTCAGCAGAGGCGCGAGGTGGTGCTGCCTACAGACCCCGGGCTTCAGGGTCTTGATCACCAGAGTAGTAATGCTGATACTCGTGCTGCGGACATTAAGAGCAGTACTAATGGCAATGGACATCATGTTAAGGAACCTGTCAAAGAAAATTTCAGAAAAAGTGTTTATTTTGATGAGGATTCAGGTACTTCTGTGTTCTTGAATCTCAGGTTCTGCAGTTGTTTAGTGATAATTATGCACATGAGCTTAGTTGCATGTAAAATTTTATGTGTAAATATGAAGGAATTTGGAAATGTCGACACTGCGTTTGGACTTATGGAATGGGAAATCATCTTAAGTTTAATCATGTTCATCAATATTGCTTCACTAACTTTAGAGGTCAGAGTCTAACTTGTCTGCTTTCGAAATTATATATCTGCAGTATGCATCAGATAATGATAGTTATCAAGTCGTCGTCTTCCCTAAAGACGACGACTTTAGGTTAGATTTGTGATTCAGTAGAGGTATGTCCTTGTGAGTTCGACTAGGGCCTCCTGAATCTCAGGGTCGTTCATGTATAACTGTCACCACTGCACAAAATAAGTACACAAAATGTCCTTGTGAGTTCGACTAGAGGGAGAACACAAGGTTGTGCACTGTCAGTTTTAAAGCTTATAACATGTTAATAGCTTTTACTAAttatatatttttgaaatatGAATTCATGCTTTGCTATCCTAAGATTTAAGATCAAGGAAGCCAGATATGTTGAGTTCTAAGGCCAATCTTGTATGAACAGATTCAACCGATGAATGGTCTCTTTCTAAGACAAACAATGGAGCTGCAGAATCAGATGTGAAGCAAAATGTTTCAGATGCTAATCAAGGTGTTTCAGAGAGCAATGAAATTTCACCTGTGATATCTCATGAACCAGAAATTAAACCTGAAACCCCTGCTGCCAAAGTGAAATCGAAGCATGTAAAACTTGAGAACCTGATAGAAGAGAGTGACGATGATGAGGATGTTCATAGAATTAGAATTTGAGAGGGAGATTCAGAGGCTGGATACACATACCATGCACTGTCCCTAATTGCAATGCTACCATAACCAAAGTTGTGCTTCGTAAAAAAAGAACGAAAAAGGGACTATCTGCAGCTCATAGTACTCCACAACCTAAGCCTGAACGCCTTCTCGGATGCTTATCATGCTTCAGTGTATTCGTTCCTTCAGGTAACATTTCAGCTACACAATTTATACCAACTGTTATAATAGTAGCAGCATCATTACCTCGGACCTGATTTCTGGTTTTTCTCAGAATCAGGAAACTGTTTCAGTTGGATCAGGCTCCTGGCACATGGAGGAGAGGATAGTGAAGACATTTCCCAACCAACAAATGCTCCAGCATCTGGTTTAACTGGAGATAATGAAATATGGTGATTTCTGAAGAAGGTGAGAAAATCGTCCAAAAGTTCATTGCAGCATGAAAGCCTAAAGATACTTAATTAGGCATCAAAGATGATTAGCTTATTTGTTTATGCAGGAGATTGCTTTAGTTTGTTTCGGATATTTGGAAACAAACCAGAGAAAAAGGATATACAGAAACCTTCGCAACAATCCTCTTCTGATCCCGGATATGCTGTTGAGGATACCGTGATTAATCAAggtaatgtacaatataatatttCTCCAGCTCTTTGTATTTGAGAAATAGAAGAGACCACATAAACTTTACTCTCTATTTGTGTACAGAAGATGGCCATGCTGCACTAGATGGAGATAGAGATCTTGGCAGAAAACCGAATGTACAAGTAGACCAAAATGCAGTTCTACCAGTTCAAAATGGCAGTTCCTTGGTTAAACAAAACGGCGGTGCCTCTATCAACCAAAATGGAGTTGGGGTGTCAAGTTTGAACCATCAAAATGGAACACATTCTGAATATCCTAAACCTCCACTATCCACGTCGTCAGGAGACTGGAAAATTGATCTTAGAAAGGACCTAGCTAACGTTAATGAAGGTATGTACTGAAAACATGCTTAAAACTTAGTTGATGCAGGATTCTAAGAGAGGCATGTTCTAATGTGTCTATCCTGCTACTGTTGGCATTACAATGCAGGAAATGGCTCTAGTGTGGGTGAAGAACCGGAAGCCATACATGGCATACAAAATGAACCTCTTGTACCAATTAGATTGACAGGAACCGGAGATTCCAAGTCACTAGAGATTGTGAAAAGTGTAGTCTATGGAGGTTTGATGGAATTCATTACAAGCCTAAGTATCGTTTCTTCTGCCGCTGCATCTGGAGCTACAACACGTAAGTCCTTTCGTACTTAAGATTATCTAGTAGTTAATGCTGTAAAATATAATCTTTGCCTAGAACAACACAG
This window contains:
- the LOC141671671 gene encoding membrane protein of ER body-like protein isoform X1: MVISEEGDCFSLFRIFGNKPEKKDIQKPSQQSSSDPGYAVEDTVINQEDGHAALDGDRDLGRKPNVQVDQNAVLPVQNGSSLVKQNGGASINQNGVGVSSLNHQNGTHSEYPKPPLSTSSGDWKIDLRKDLANVNEGNGSSVGEEPEAIHGIQNEPLVPIRLTGTGDSKSLEIVKSVVYGGLMEFITSLSIVSSAAASGATTLNLITIGLANLIGGLIIIGHNLWDLKSDQCEGASNKYQEQLGKKENFILHATFAVLSFLVFGLIPPATYGYAFDEMNDKNLTLGAVAVASLLCIIILASCKAYIMKSDRFIMYIKTIMYYICIALMVSGVAYEAGDLINKLMEKYGWFEKTPEFPLSLPGVNARYPVSWTSY
- the LOC141671671 gene encoding membrane protein of ER body-like protein isoform X2, whose translation is MVISEEGDCFSLFRIFGNKPEKKDIQKPSQQSSSDPGYAVEDTVINQDGHAALDGDRDLGRKPNVQVDQNAVLPVQNGSSLVKQNGGASINQNGVGVSSLNHQNGTHSEYPKPPLSTSSGDWKIDLRKDLANVNEGNGSSVGEEPEAIHGIQNEPLVPIRLTGTGDSKSLEIVKSVVYGGLMEFITSLSIVSSAAASGATTLNLITIGLANLIGGLIIIGHNLWDLKSDQCEGASNKYQEQLGKKENFILHATFAVLSFLVFGLIPPATYGYAFDEMNDKNLTLGAVAVASLLCIIILASCKAYIMKSDRFIMYIKTIMYYICIALMVSGVAYEAGDLINKLMEKYGWFEKTPEFPLSLPGVNARYPVSWTSY